The following is a genomic window from Polaribacter atrinae.
TATAATCGGTTTAGATCCTTTACTAATTTCCGTGCTTCCCGTAATTTCAGATTTGGTCTCTACAGACTTATCGCAACTTAAAATTGCACTAATACCTACTGTTCCTAAAGCTGCTTTTTTTATAAAATTTCTTCTATCTGACATGCGTTGTTTTTTTTATTGATACATTTTTGAGGTTAAAGCCATTGAGTTTTTAGTATTCTTATTAGGAGTGCTTCCCATCGTAAAAATCAATTCGCCACCGTTCATAATTTCCTTATGTGTAATGTAATTTCGTTCTATTACTTTGTTATTTAATGAAATAGACTGTATGTATTTATTGTCTGAACTATTGTTTAGAACCTCTATAGAAAATGTATTCCCGTTTTCTAAATGAACTAAAGCAGTATCTACAATTGGTGAACCAAAAGCATAAACGCTTTGTGCTGGATTTGTAGGATAAAAACCTAAAGCACTGAAAATATACCAAGACGACATTTGTCCGCAATCTTCATTTCCGCAATGTCCGTCTGGTTCATTTTTATATTGTGTTTCTAATATCTGACGCACCAATTTTTGAGTTTTCCATGGTTTATCAATATAATTATATAAATAAGCTACATGATGACTTGGTTCGTTTCCATGTGCATATTGTCCAATCATTCCGGTACTAAAAATGGGTAATTTATCTTCTGGAAGCGGATCTAAAGTAAACATTGAATCTAATTTTTTTTCAAAAATATCTTTACCACCTATAATATCTGTTACCCCTTCGATATTATGTTGAACCGACCAGAAATATTGCCAAGCATTACTTTCACAGAAATAAGGTGAATATTCTTTAGGAACAAAGTTTTTAATAAACAAACCGTCCTTTAATTTTGGACGCATAAACCTACTTTTAGAATCGTAAACATTACGCCAATTCTCCGATCTTTTTAAAAATACTTCATAATCATCAATCTTTCCAATGGCTTTTGCAAATTGAGCAATGCACCAATCATCATAAGCGTATTCTAATGTTTTAGAAACCGACCAATTTTCATGTTGCTCGTCAACAGGTACATAACCCAACGCCATGTATTCATTAATTTGCCTAGAATTATCTTTGGCACTTTTTAAACATGCTTCATATGCCAAAGCGGTATCAAAACCTTTAATACCTTTAAAATAAGCATCTACAATTACAGGAACTGCATGATAACCAATCATCATATTCGTTTCGTTTCCTTGCAAAGACCAAACTGGCAGCAACCCTGTTTCCTCATAATGAGCAATAAGTGAATTTACCATATCTGAAACCCGATTAGGATGTAAAACAGTGTACAAT
Proteins encoded in this region:
- a CDS encoding GH92 family glycosyl hydrolase — translated: MKKICFIALLCIVLLSQCKEPQDVLVQSKLISFVNPFIGTDGPGNTYPGATVPFGMVQLSPDIGIPGWDRIAGYFYKDSIISGFSHMHLTGTGAGDLYDILVMPTNSRSSKRIEANNFKPFSSFKHAKETASPGYYSVDLLDYGIKAELTTTERAGVHRYTFPEDKATQIHIDLGYALNWDSPTETHFRVVDNTTIEGYRKSTGWAKDQRAYFVIKVSKPFESYQLYKNDTITTSPVTAKNLRISLNYATTKEEQVILKTGVSTADIKGAYKSLEVEAPHFNFDAIKDEAETKWENELSKIVITTKDETQKRIFYTMLYQSMLAPTLLSDHNGNYKGANDSIMKAEGFYRYDTFSLWDTYRAAHPLYTVLHPNRVSDMVNSLIAHYEETGLLPVWSLQGNETNMMIGYHAVPVIVDAYFKGIKGFDTALAYEACLKSAKDNSRQINEYMALGYVPVDEQHENWSVSKTLEYAYDDWCIAQFAKAIGKIDDYEVFLKRSENWRNVYDSKSRFMRPKLKDGLFIKNFVPKEYSPYFCESNAWQYFWSVQHNIEGVTDIIGGKDIFEKKLDSMFTLDPLPEDKLPIFSTGMIGQYAHGNEPSHHVAYLYNYIDKPWKTQKLVRQILETQYKNEPDGHCGNEDCGQMSSWYIFSALGFYPTNPAQSVYAFGSPIVDTALVHLENGNTFSIEVLNNSSDNKYIQSISLNNKVIERNYITHKEIMNGGELIFTMGSTPNKNTKNSMALTSKMYQ